A window from Argopecten irradians isolate NY chromosome 3, Ai_NY, whole genome shotgun sequence encodes these proteins:
- the LOC138317270 gene encoding uncharacterized protein produces the protein MADKVTDETLKEWREAFSMFDKNGDGHINSTELGTVMRSLGQAPTDEDLLKIIHDADNDGSGTVDFDEFVEMMIRFMKNIDPETEMRDAFKVFDKDGNGFISATELRYVMTNLGERLSEEEVDEMIKEADIDGDGQVNYEEFVKMVCKK, from the exons AATGGCGAGAAGCGTTTTCAATGTTTGACAAAAATGGCGACGGTCATATAAACAGCACAGAGCTAGGGACTGTAATGAGGTCACTAGGACAAGCGCCCACCGACGAGGACCTCTTAAAGATCATCCACGATGCCGACAATGACG GCAGTGGAACGGTAGACTTTGACGAGTTTGTGGAAATGATGATTAGGTTTATGAAAAACATTGACCCAGAAACGGAAATGAGGGACGCATTTAAAGTGTTTGATAAAGACGGGAATGGATTCATTAGTGCAACGGAGTTAAGATATGTAATGACCAACCTCGGGGAACGCCTTTCGGAGGAGGAGGTGGACGAAATGATCAAAGAAGCGGACATTGATGGAGATGGACAAGTAAACTATGAAG AATTTGTTAAAATGGTGTGTAAAAAATGA